In Acaryochloris marina S15, a single genomic region encodes these proteins:
- a CDS encoding DUF3326 domain-containing protein, whose translation MVPTGIGAAIGGYAGDAIPVARTLSVVCDRIITHPNVLNGAQLYWPIPNTWYVEGYGLDQFAAGRWGLRPVHQNRIGVVLDQAIEPDLHLRHLQAIDAARATLGVSITDVCITDTPLGVTLKTADSGATWGTLDHPDSLLRAVEHLITDRNASAIAVVARFPDDLDSDALQAYRQGQGVDALAGAEAVISHLVVQQFQIPCAHAPALSPLPLDPHLNPRAAAEELGYTFLPSVLVGLSQAPQFISDSGQPTDLWQDQVDAVVVPASACGSGAILSLNPTQAHIITVAENTTTMNATTQSLGIDSIPVQSYAAAVGVLAALKAGVDEKTLRPAIPPLVPHNLL comes from the coding sequence TTGGTACCAACAGGCATTGGAGCAGCGATCGGTGGTTATGCAGGGGATGCCATTCCGGTCGCTCGGACCTTGTCAGTGGTTTGCGATCGCATCATCACTCATCCCAATGTTCTCAATGGGGCCCAACTCTACTGGCCCATCCCTAATACCTGGTATGTAGAAGGCTATGGGTTAGATCAGTTTGCTGCCGGACGGTGGGGGCTACGACCTGTCCACCAAAACCGCATTGGCGTCGTTCTAGACCAAGCCATCGAACCTGATTTGCACCTGCGTCATTTGCAGGCTATTGATGCTGCCCGCGCTACTTTAGGAGTGAGCATCACGGATGTCTGTATCACTGATACGCCTTTAGGGGTAACTCTTAAAACCGCTGATTCTGGTGCTACCTGGGGCACCCTGGATCATCCAGACAGTTTGCTAAGAGCCGTTGAACACCTGATTACTGACCGTAACGCTAGTGCGATCGCAGTCGTCGCTCGGTTCCCAGATGACTTAGACAGCGATGCACTTCAAGCCTATCGTCAAGGTCAAGGGGTTGATGCTTTAGCCGGAGCTGAGGCTGTCATTAGCCATCTGGTCGTCCAACAGTTTCAAATTCCCTGCGCCCATGCCCCTGCCCTCTCCCCCTTACCCCTAGATCCGCACTTGAATCCCCGGGCAGCCGCCGAAGAATTAGGCTATACCTTTCTCCCTTCCGTTTTAGTTGGGTTATCGCAAGCCCCTCAATTTATTAGTGACTCCGGCCAGCCCACGGATCTCTGGCAGGATCAAGTTGATGCAGTTGTTGTCCCGGCCAGTGCCTGCGGTAGCGGTGCCATTCTGAGTTTGAATCCAACCCAAGCTCACATCATTACGGTGGCTGAAAATACCACCACCATGAATGCAACGACTCAGAGCTTGGGCATTGACAGTATCCCTGTGCAGTCCTATGCCGCAGCCGTGGGCGTACTTGCAGCCCTTAAAGCAGGGGTTGATGAAAAAACATTACGTCCAGCTATTCCCCCCCTCGTCCCTCATAACCTGCTTTAA
- a CDS encoding CPBP family intramembrane glutamic endopeptidase, which translates to MVDRPNQQPELESLTRTQVLIAMGVTALLLLFLAKVIQYFGSFATLPMTWQLQNAVLGIGIGLGITAASAVIYQLWPQYRLSASLYLQLVIQPLVWTDLIWLGLLPGLSEELLFRGVIFPWVGLNWVGLILSSIVFGVLHLNSPQQWSYVVWVTVVGFVLGYSAWSTGNLLVPVIAHLTTNIITGVSWKITHPPQHPLGKT; encoded by the coding sequence GTGGTTGATCGCCCTAATCAGCAGCCTGAACTAGAGTCCCTGACTCGCACACAAGTCTTGATTGCCATGGGAGTGACAGCATTACTGTTACTATTTTTGGCTAAGGTTATCCAATATTTTGGGTCATTTGCCACCTTACCCATGACTTGGCAACTGCAAAATGCTGTTTTGGGTATCGGCATTGGCTTAGGGATTACAGCTGCTAGTGCTGTTATTTATCAGCTATGGCCCCAGTATCGGTTATCTGCATCCTTATATTTACAGCTTGTCATTCAGCCCCTCGTCTGGACAGACTTAATCTGGTTAGGGCTGTTACCGGGCCTGAGTGAAGAATTACTATTTCGAGGTGTAATCTTCCCGTGGGTAGGCCTGAACTGGGTGGGTCTCATCTTATCTAGCATCGTTTTTGGGGTACTGCATCTCAATAGTCCCCAACAATGGTCCTATGTGGTTTGGGTCACCGTCGTTGGCTTTGTCCTCGGTTATAGCGCTTGGAGTACAGGCAATTTGCTGGTGCCCGTTATTGCCCATCTCACCACCAATATCATCACGGGAGTGTCGTGGAAAATCACGCACCCTCCCCAGCATCCCTTGGGGAAGACCTAG
- a CDS encoding FHA domain-containing protein translates to MHDPKYDSAERHVLVINDGKRRAIALDSAAYSIGRDESNAIVLDSPTISRKHAILLRLPTPGKSSYRYRLIDGDSEGNRSANGVFVNDKRCSSQELADGDRLGLGRKIKASYLVVSMGEAEFIRYLESTDFQSLKSDAVNPKATVVASEAELSASPTAKTRLARDPAAILSQANSGPAALDTMPESTAAGSRQQRADDGRQKQTLIVRQQPRLWMLSVPIVLIILAGLGGWYWVSQQEAQQPSPTSTTQSE, encoded by the coding sequence ATGCACGACCCTAAATACGATTCTGCTGAACGGCACGTTCTGGTTATTAACGATGGTAAACGTCGTGCAATTGCCCTGGACTCGGCAGCCTATTCCATTGGGCGGGATGAGTCTAATGCTATCGTGCTGGATTCTCCCACGATTTCCCGTAAGCATGCCATCCTCCTCCGCTTGCCTACTCCTGGAAAAAGCAGCTATCGTTACCGATTAATTGATGGAGACTCTGAAGGCAATCGCAGTGCTAATGGTGTATTTGTAAATGATAAGCGGTGTAGCTCTCAAGAGCTAGCCGATGGTGATCGTCTTGGCTTAGGACGAAAAATTAAAGCGTCCTACCTTGTGGTATCTATGGGCGAAGCAGAATTTATCCGGTATTTGGAATCCACGGATTTTCAGAGCCTCAAATCTGATGCTGTGAATCCTAAAGCAACCGTGGTTGCTTCGGAAGCAGAATTGTCTGCATCGCCTACGGCCAAAACCCGGCTTGCCCGAGACCCTGCTGCTATCCTTTCTCAAGCGAATTCAGGCCCTGCTGCCCTGGACACCATGCCCGAGTCCACTGCAGCAGGCTCTAGGCAGCAAAGAGCAGATGATGGGCGACAAAAACAAACCCTTATTGTTCGCCAGCAACCTCGGCTATGGATGCTGAGTGTGCCAATTGTGCTGATTATTCTGGCTGGACTAGGCGGATGGTATTGGGTTAGCCAACAAGAGGCTCAACAACCTTCTCCCACATCAACGACTCAAAGTGAATAA
- a CDS encoding 2Fe-2S iron-sulfur cluster-binding protein — protein sequence MSQTYSVEIHHQDAVHTVSVPEDTTILQAAQDAGVDLPSSCCAGVCTTCASLILEGEVEQEDAMGLGPDLLDQGYALLCVSYPRSDIKLESNKEELVYKLQFGQAQ from the coding sequence ATGTCACAGACTTATTCCGTAGAGATTCACCATCAAGACGCCGTCCATACGGTGAGCGTCCCTGAAGACACTACAATTTTGCAAGCTGCTCAGGATGCTGGAGTTGATTTACCCAGTTCTTGCTGTGCTGGCGTATGTACCACTTGTGCTTCTCTGATCTTGGAAGGTGAAGTAGAACAAGAAGATGCAATGGGCTTAGGGCCCGATTTATTGGATCAGGGATATGCACTATTGTGTGTTTCCTACCCACGGTCCGATATCAAGCTTGAATCTAACAAAGAAGAACTGGTATACAAATTGCAGTTTGGGCAAGCTCAGTAA
- a CDS encoding ferredoxin yields the protein MTKKSPKDAAFDTAHPEESALQKTVKALGLAKIQRHIFICADQTVDKCCDKAASIEAWTYLKQRLKELELDQPNGSCVFRTKANCLRVCQQGPIIVIYPDGVWYHSATPPVIERIIQEHLLKNQIVSEFLFLQHPLPANSLETE from the coding sequence ATGACTAAGAAGTCCCCCAAGGATGCAGCATTTGACACTGCTCATCCAGAAGAGTCTGCTTTACAAAAAACAGTGAAGGCGTTGGGTTTGGCAAAAATCCAGCGTCACATTTTTATCTGTGCCGATCAAACAGTAGATAAATGCTGTGATAAGGCGGCCAGTATAGAAGCTTGGACGTATCTAAAACAGCGATTGAAAGAGCTGGAGTTAGATCAGCCAAACGGCAGCTGCGTTTTTCGTACCAAAGCCAATTGTCTACGCGTTTGTCAGCAAGGTCCAATTATCGTGATTTATCCGGATGGCGTTTGGTACCATTCCGCCACACCACCCGTCATTGAAAGGATTATTCAAGAACATTTGCTGAAGAACCAAATCGTTTCAGAATTTTTGTTCCTTCAGCATCCTTTACCGGCAAACTCGTTAGAGACCGAATAG
- a CDS encoding M23 family metallopeptidase, with protein MRSLLPIPKRFRILITLTGQRSIKFSVSPILIILGLSMAAVPAVWAGKTFQALQQMQQRHDQLSESAAEVLEELEVLDEEVEKLRQRAGLSTAERQQVNVEDKGGKGGVSVVVDAEQQLQFAKSRLPALASRLKQQVQPALEKTLQAEEARNAALPQGKPTKGNSPISSDFGLRPGPFGGSAEIHDGIDLLGDYGAPIYATAHGKIERAGYSGGYGYHVVIQHGYGYQTLYAHLSKLAVKPNTSIKRGQLLGFMGSTGRSTGTHLHYSIYRNDKPVDPKPYMVSKQLRDQAFTSAP; from the coding sequence ATGCGTTCTCTTCTTCCGATCCCGAAGCGCTTTCGGATCTTGATTACCCTAACAGGACAACGTTCCATTAAGTTTTCGGTTAGTCCTATCCTGATCATTTTGGGCTTATCAATGGCTGCTGTTCCTGCGGTCTGGGCGGGTAAGACCTTCCAGGCATTGCAGCAGATGCAGCAAAGACATGATCAGTTGTCAGAATCAGCCGCTGAGGTTTTAGAAGAGTTAGAAGTATTAGACGAAGAAGTCGAAAAACTTCGTCAGCGAGCTGGATTGTCAACCGCAGAGCGCCAGCAAGTCAATGTAGAAGACAAAGGCGGAAAAGGGGGAGTTTCCGTTGTTGTAGATGCGGAGCAGCAGCTCCAGTTTGCGAAATCACGCTTACCTGCGTTGGCGTCACGCCTCAAACAGCAAGTACAGCCAGCGTTAGAAAAGACGTTACAAGCAGAAGAAGCCCGCAACGCTGCCCTACCTCAAGGTAAGCCGACCAAAGGTAATAGTCCTATTTCTTCTGATTTTGGTTTGCGTCCCGGTCCTTTTGGGGGTAGTGCAGAGATCCATGACGGTATAGATTTGTTGGGTGATTATGGCGCTCCCATTTACGCAACAGCCCATGGCAAGATTGAACGGGCTGGATACTCTGGTGGTTATGGGTATCACGTTGTCATTCAGCATGGGTATGGATACCAAACTTTGTATGCCCATCTTTCCAAATTAGCGGTTAAGCCCAATACTTCCATTAAGCGAGGACAGTTGTTGGGCTTTATGGGAAGTACAGGGCGATCGACAGGGACGCATTTGCATTACTCGATTTATCGTAATGATAAGCCAGTCGATCCAAAGCCCTATATGGTGTCTAAGCAGCTTCGAGACCAGGCGTTTACCTCTGCACCTTAA
- a CDS encoding DUF5691 domain-containing protein: MMPTPWEQLVAHALIGTDRQAPQLPTGEGQLEVLLSQVPPEPEPMLLQSAGILASYQQAGQCAFSQVGPLPNPCPEETLSRCSDRTHQHLQTILNGEYKDVLYELLDLMGQAHQYVPAETLPALLDQGRGHTQVRPRIQNVMGERGRWLAQQHSAWAYAAGQPLPYTQAGEIDQEAVENLWKTSDYALRIDLLKTFRSLNPQAAREMLSTTWKQEKAKDRATFLAILTTHLSVEDEPFLEIALHDRAQEVRTCAGGLLAHLPDSQYCQRMTAQVQTYIQFEDNTLSITLPKDDGSWKTERSYSQSSQLGRRGSLLMRIVAGVPLNFWSGDIDALIQTAQTHQQGAALLQGWTIAAQRQANPSWIQRMMGYWLSNPTEKQTYDPIDFLIKRLPAEQVEPLFLKYLAESSSPAEKATKYIRLAKWGPLFSPNFSQVWWETLEPDLNLLLANTSNSFQARSPFATLLSLFETVSFNLHPIIADDVIAYLNHLNSDSFSTYQQNSLMLWQNTLEFRKSIWAEF; this comes from the coding sequence ATGATGCCAACCCCTTGGGAACAGCTAGTCGCCCATGCCTTAATCGGTACCGATCGCCAAGCTCCACAATTGCCAACGGGCGAGGGGCAACTCGAAGTATTGCTGAGCCAAGTTCCCCCAGAGCCCGAACCCATGCTCTTACAATCTGCGGGTATTTTGGCCAGTTATCAACAGGCAGGACAATGTGCATTCTCTCAGGTGGGACCACTACCGAATCCCTGTCCAGAGGAAACCTTATCCCGCTGCAGTGATCGTACCCATCAACATCTACAAACGATTCTCAATGGCGAATACAAAGACGTTTTATATGAACTCTTGGATCTCATGGGCCAAGCTCACCAATATGTTCCAGCAGAAACCTTACCCGCCCTCTTAGATCAGGGCCGTGGGCACACCCAGGTACGACCCCGTATCCAAAATGTTATGGGTGAACGGGGTCGCTGGTTGGCACAACAACATTCGGCTTGGGCTTATGCAGCAGGTCAACCTTTGCCTTATACCCAGGCTGGGGAAATCGACCAAGAGGCTGTGGAAAACTTGTGGAAAACTTCTGATTACGCCCTCCGAATCGATCTGTTGAAAACTTTCAGAAGTCTTAATCCTCAAGCCGCTCGAGAGATGTTGAGCACCACATGGAAACAAGAAAAGGCGAAAGATCGAGCAACGTTTCTCGCCATCCTAACCACGCATCTCAGTGTAGAAGATGAACCCTTTCTAGAGATAGCATTACATGATCGCGCCCAGGAAGTCCGCACCTGTGCAGGTGGCCTGCTAGCCCATTTGCCCGATTCACAATATTGCCAGCGCATGACTGCCCAGGTACAAACCTATATTCAGTTTGAGGACAATACCCTCTCCATTACACTCCCCAAAGATGATGGCTCCTGGAAAACTGAGCGTTCTTACTCCCAATCAAGTCAGTTAGGAAGGCGAGGGAGTCTGCTAATGCGAATCGTAGCAGGCGTTCCCTTAAACTTTTGGTCAGGCGATATAGATGCTCTGATCCAAACCGCCCAGACACACCAACAGGGTGCTGCTCTATTACAAGGATGGACCATCGCAGCCCAGAGACAAGCCAATCCATCGTGGATCCAACGAATGATGGGCTATTGGCTCAGCAATCCTACCGAGAAGCAAACCTATGACCCTATTGATTTTCTGATTAAACGGTTGCCCGCTGAACAGGTTGAGCCGCTATTTCTAAAATACCTAGCCGAATCCAGCTCTCCAGCAGAAAAAGCCACGAAATATATCAGATTAGCCAAGTGGGGCCCATTATTTAGTCCTAATTTCAGTCAAGTCTGGTGGGAAACCCTCGAGCCTGACCTCAACCTATTACTTGCCAACACTTCAAATTCTTTCCAGGCACGATCACCTTTTGCAACGTTGCTATCGCTGTTCGAGACCGTGTCTTTCAATCTGCATCCCATCATTGCAGATGATGTCATTGCTTACCTCAACCACTTGAATAGCGATTCATTCTCGACCTATCAACAAAACAGCTTGATGCTATGGCAAAACACCCTTGAATTTCGTAAATCTATCTGGGCAGAGTTTTAA
- the rpmB gene encoding 50S ribosomal protein L28, whose product MGKKCQLTGKKANNAFAVSHSHRRTHKLQEANLQWKRIWWPQEKRWVKLRISTKAIKTLEKKGLATFAREAGINLNQV is encoded by the coding sequence ATGGGCAAAAAATGCCAATTAACGGGAAAAAAAGCAAATAATGCTTTTGCTGTTTCCCATTCCCACCGCCGAACCCACAAGTTGCAAGAAGCAAACTTGCAGTGGAAAAGAATCTGGTGGCCCCAAGAGAAACGCTGGGTCAAGCTCAGAATATCGACTAAAGCGATTAAGACCCTTGAGAAAAAAGGTCTCGCTACTTTCGCTCGCGAAGCTGGGATTAACCTTAACCAGGTATAG
- a CDS encoding WecB/TagA/CpsF family glycosyltransferase: MLAKSQTILPSPPLTINPRGFELWYQPVYDVSSGNVLQNEVLLRWRDTQGLIHRPKEFMPAVRSADAEQWLDRYVTGQAIAQLKQHAHLKLSINLSKRIVEDRFIAEDIYDLLVNHSVQPHQLHFEVSEASLAKNFQDSVALIRDLKELGCAVTLDNFANQHLTFLQWEKLGVDAVKIDPSLIRDLKQDSPQTRLAKAIIETSNSLAQPAIATSVDAYSTSRHLVNLSFQSAQGYHFQPPSDHPWLTSKVDILGVPIDNVTQDELLQELKSGIVFTPNVDHLMNLKQDEEFRAAYNIADYKICDSQILYFSSHFLGSPIKEKISGSDLFPAFYTYHKDNPDITIFLLGAAPGVAAQAQQNINARVGRDIVVGSYSPSYSFEQNPEECAEIIERIHHSGATVLAIGVGSPKQERWIYRYRQQLAESVNIIFAIGGTLDFEAGTQQRAPKLVSTIGIEWLFRLMGEPRRLWKRYLINDLPFLKLVLNQKFHR; this comes from the coding sequence ATGCTGGCCAAGTCTCAAACGATCCTGCCTTCTCCGCCACTTACCATTAATCCCCGTGGGTTTGAGTTGTGGTATCAACCGGTTTATGACGTTTCTTCAGGTAACGTTCTTCAGAATGAAGTGCTCTTACGATGGCGGGATACCCAAGGACTTATCCATCGGCCGAAAGAATTCATGCCAGCGGTTAGAAGTGCGGATGCCGAGCAATGGTTAGATCGCTATGTGACAGGGCAGGCCATTGCCCAATTGAAGCAACACGCTCACCTCAAGCTTTCCATCAACTTATCGAAGCGGATCGTTGAAGATCGCTTTATTGCCGAAGACATTTACGATCTGCTGGTCAACCATAGTGTTCAACCTCATCAGCTTCACTTCGAAGTATCTGAAGCCAGTCTGGCCAAAAATTTTCAGGATTCAGTCGCTTTAATCCGAGATCTAAAAGAACTAGGGTGCGCCGTCACCTTAGACAATTTTGCCAACCAACATCTCACCTTTCTGCAATGGGAAAAACTAGGGGTTGATGCGGTTAAAATTGACCCGTCTTTGATTCGCGACCTCAAACAAGACTCGCCCCAAACGCGACTGGCCAAAGCCATCATTGAAACCAGTAACTCATTGGCACAGCCTGCGATCGCAACTTCCGTAGACGCTTACTCTACCTCTCGTCACTTGGTCAATCTAAGCTTTCAATCTGCTCAGGGATACCACTTCCAGCCTCCTAGCGATCACCCTTGGCTCACGAGCAAAGTCGACATTTTGGGTGTCCCCATCGATAACGTGACCCAAGACGAACTGCTCCAAGAACTGAAATCGGGTATCGTCTTTACTCCCAATGTTGACCACCTGATGAACCTGAAGCAGGATGAGGAGTTTCGGGCTGCTTACAACATTGCCGACTACAAAATTTGCGATAGCCAAATTCTCTACTTTTCCTCCCATTTCCTCGGTTCACCGATTAAAGAGAAAATCTCAGGTTCAGATTTATTTCCTGCCTTTTACACCTATCACAAAGATAATCCAGACATCACGATTTTTCTGTTAGGCGCTGCTCCAGGTGTTGCCGCTCAAGCGCAACAAAATATCAATGCTCGCGTGGGTCGTGACATCGTTGTTGGCTCTTACTCCCCTTCCTATAGCTTTGAGCAAAATCCAGAGGAATGTGCAGAGATTATCGAACGGATCCATCACTCTGGAGCAACAGTTCTCGCCATCGGGGTCGGATCTCCCAAACAAGAACGGTGGATTTACCGTTATCGTCAGCAGCTAGCAGAGTCCGTGAATATTATTTTTGCCATTGGTGGGACCTTGGACTTTGAAGCTGGTACTCAACAACGGGCTCCAAAGCTTGTCAGCACCATTGGCATAGAGTGGCTCTTTCGTTTGATGGGCGAACCAAGACGCCTCTGGAAGCGCTATTTAATTAATGATCTGCCATTCTTGAAGTTAGTCTTGAATCAAAAGTTTCATCGCTAA
- a CDS encoding sigma-70 family RNA polymerase sigma factor — MKLPDFPESNHPLVLSLQNYSDQELVQGFQQHPDEGKYFIALFCRFGAMSYALLRNMARSHLQVDYLFARVWRNIFYELNHLVMETGGPSFSLQAWMTNKVAACITEDQLPAVETIQYTLSTAPPPLWCYIQIALDHVPPLPRLILVLSQTFRWQDPRIEAVLQAEGQDITSDDINQYRQDAYQDLQNALPQDIQEIYFSGSSQTSLFSS; from the coding sequence ATGAAACTGCCAGACTTCCCAGAATCCAATCATCCCTTGGTGCTGTCGTTGCAAAATTACAGTGACCAAGAGCTAGTGCAAGGGTTTCAGCAACACCCTGATGAAGGCAAGTACTTTATCGCTCTTTTTTGTCGGTTTGGCGCGATGTCTTATGCTCTCCTGCGCAATATGGCAAGATCCCACCTACAAGTCGATTATCTTTTTGCCCGAGTGTGGCGCAATATCTTTTATGAACTCAATCATTTGGTGATGGAGACAGGAGGACCGAGTTTTTCATTACAGGCATGGATGACCAATAAGGTTGCTGCCTGTATTACGGAAGATCAGCTCCCGGCGGTTGAAACGATTCAATACACTTTGTCAACCGCTCCCCCACCCCTATGGTGCTATATCCAAATTGCTTTGGATCATGTGCCACCCTTACCTAGGCTGATTCTAGTCTTGTCCCAAACCTTCCGTTGGCAAGACCCTCGGATTGAGGCAGTTTTGCAGGCAGAAGGGCAAGACATCACGTCTGATGATATCAACCAATATCGACAAGACGCCTATCAAGATCTGCAAAACGCATTGCCCCAGGATATTCAAGAGATTTACTTCAGTGGGTCGTCACAAACATCTCTATTCTCTTCTTAG
- a CDS encoding TerB family tellurite resistance protein gives MDTEHQRLTLQILIGSAWVDHTLSEPEVTYLKKVLDRYHLTQDTELQSLLQEPVLPQQTERWIVEFLRQTNQEERLKLLAAIGNLLIADDVVSEIEHDLLDEYHALMAKIPDDPNHITNLVRNIGSYVNKALQTLANLP, from the coding sequence ATGGATACAGAACATCAACGCTTAACTCTGCAAATTTTGATCGGTTCAGCCTGGGTAGACCATACCCTCAGTGAACCTGAGGTTACCTATCTCAAAAAGGTGCTAGATCGCTACCATCTCACGCAGGATACCGAGTTACAGAGCCTCCTCCAAGAGCCTGTTCTTCCTCAACAAACTGAACGCTGGATCGTTGAGTTTTTGAGACAAACAAACCAAGAGGAACGGCTTAAGCTTTTAGCAGCCATTGGCAATTTATTAATTGCAGATGATGTAGTGTCAGAGATAGAGCATGACCTCCTAGATGAGTATCATGCCTTAATGGCTAAGATCCCTGATGATCCAAATCACATTACCAACTTAGTCAGAAATATTGGCTCTTACGTGAACAAAGCACTGCAAACCCTTGCCAACTTACCTTAA
- a CDS encoding TIGR03032 family protein, translating to MQKNTASENFPEREVRYQYSNNLVPLLMQLNASLLLSTYQAGKLVVVGVHDQALQISFHNFEQAMGVAASSKQIAVGGKDWIYFLKNAPELAASVGEPNTHDACFLTRGAHYTSEIAVHELAWGTEQLVVTNTRFSCLCSLDNNYSFVPQWRPDFVQELAPEDRCHLNGVALVNGYPKYATVLDRTNTAGGWRPHKATNGCVLELPTSKVVTQGLAMPHSPRVRDDQLWVLNSGCGELCRVDLSSGERSTVLELPGYPRGLAIAGQFAFVGLSKVRETATFGNLPICDHFDDLKCGMAVVDLNAGKQLGLLEFQSGVDEIFDVQILPGIRNPFFSGPYAIADGNPPIWMVPSSAQ from the coding sequence ATGCAAAAAAATACAGCTTCAGAGAATTTTCCCGAACGAGAAGTACGTTATCAGTACTCTAATAATCTGGTGCCATTACTGATGCAATTGAATGCGTCTCTTCTGCTATCTACGTATCAAGCTGGCAAACTTGTGGTTGTTGGCGTTCATGACCAGGCACTTCAGATTTCTTTCCATAATTTTGAGCAAGCCATGGGAGTCGCAGCCAGCTCCAAACAGATCGCTGTGGGAGGTAAAGATTGGATCTATTTTCTGAAGAATGCGCCCGAACTAGCGGCTTCTGTCGGTGAGCCCAACACACATGATGCTTGTTTTTTAACTCGAGGCGCTCACTATACCAGCGAAATTGCTGTGCATGAATTGGCGTGGGGCACAGAGCAGTTGGTGGTGACCAATACCCGGTTTTCTTGCTTATGCTCATTGGACAATAACTATAGCTTTGTGCCCCAATGGCGACCTGACTTTGTTCAGGAGTTGGCCCCTGAGGATCGTTGCCACCTGAATGGGGTGGCGTTAGTGAACGGATATCCCAAATATGCCACCGTTCTTGATCGTACTAATACGGCGGGGGGGTGGCGGCCTCATAAAGCGACGAATGGCTGCGTCCTAGAGTTGCCCACCAGCAAAGTGGTGACACAAGGATTAGCCATGCCTCACTCTCCTCGGGTGAGGGACGATCAGTTATGGGTCCTGAACTCAGGTTGTGGAGAACTCTGTCGGGTTGATTTATCTTCTGGAGAGCGCTCGACAGTCCTAGAGCTACCTGGCTACCCTAGAGGGCTGGCTATAGCAGGTCAGTTTGCATTTGTAGGACTATCTAAAGTGAGAGAGACAGCCACATTCGGCAATTTACCCATCTGTGACCATTTCGATGACCTTAAATGCGGAATGGCGGTTGTAGATCTAAATGCTGGTAAGCAATTAGGGCTGCTGGAGTTTCAAAGCGGCGTAGATGAAATTTTTGATGTCCAGATCCTGCCGGGAATTCGCAATCCATTTTTCTCTGGACCCTATGCGATTGCTGATGGTAATCCGCCTATCTGGATGGTCCCCTCTTCCGCCCAATAG